In Solanum pennellii chromosome 7, SPENNV200, the following are encoded in one genomic region:
- the LOC107024621 gene encoding xyloglucan galactosyltransferase XLT2-like yields MVGNQKVKRNSPTNILPSLSPLLDLLYILYFPCCSSSSSSVPIMLPSENSSPRKTFKKLRNSFHLIKSQVGFHHCKWFFLIILIQVTFILFLAGTSPPAIPLRHQHHHQHPHFQISKPQKQSIHQQKQSNDQVQISKPQKKSKDQLQISQDSKPQNKHQKQSNRDQQTVKLVQDECESGRVYVYDLPTKFNKDLINNCHDLDPWSSRCNAVSNGGLGPKATGLDSIVPENLRSAWYWTDMYSAEVIYHERILNYKCRTLNPQNATAFYIPFYAGLAIGKILWFTTAKERDRPSELMLEWVKDQPYWNQNQGSDHFLMLGRLTWAFRRKTDDDSDWGTSFLRMPLMKNVLRLSVEKNPWDDLEVSVPYPTAFHPEFEAEIKQWQDLVRSRNRSSHFCFVGAVRKKIKNDFREVLMNYCKNETGSCKIVDCSVAHCYDGAPAILEAFLDSDFCLQPKGDGFTRRSMFDCMMAGSIPVYFWEGSFKTQYEWHLPSPSEDYSVYMDHTQVRNDTNIIRKVLDKFTKDDVRKMREILIDAMPKYLYARSNQGLGSSNDAFDIAMDEVLKRFKQQTEQKL; encoded by the coding sequence ATGGTGGGAAACCAAAAGGTAAAAAGAAATTCTCCCACCAATATCCTACCTTCCCTTTCTCCTCTTCTTGACTTGCTATATATTCTCTACTTTCCTTGttgttcatcttcttcttcctcagtTCCCATAATGTTGCCATCTGAAAATTCTTCCCCTAGGAAGACATTCAAGAAACTTAGAAACTCCTTCCATTTGATCAAATCCCAAGTTGGATTTCATCATTGTAAATGGTTTTTCCTCATCATTCTCATTCAAGTCACCTTCATTCTATTCCTTGCCGGAACTTCCCCTCCCGCCATTCCCCTCCGACACCAGCACCATCACCAGCACCCGCACTTCCAAATCTCGAAACCTCAAAAACAGAGCATTCACCAGCAGAAACAGAGCAATGACCAAGTCCAAATCTCGAAACCTCAAAAAAAGAGCAAGGACCAACTTCAAATCTCGCAAGAttcaaaaccccaaaacaaaCATCAGAAACAGAGCAATAGAGATCAGCAGACAGTAAAGTTAGTACAGGATGAGTGTGAATCCGGGAGAGTTTATGTATACGATCTTCCAACAAAGTTCAATAAAGATCTTATAAACAACTGTCATGATTTAGACCCATGGAGTTCTCGATGCAACGCGGTTTCAAATGGCGGTCTTGGACCAAAAGCAACTGGGCTCGACTCAATCGTACCGGAGAATCTCCGGTCAGCTTGGTACTGGACAGACATGTACTCCGCTGAAGTGATTTATCATGAAAGAATTTTGAATTACAAATGCAGAACATTAAACCCCCAAAATGCTACTGCATTTTACATCCCCTTTTACGCCGGACTTGCAATTGGTAAGATATTATGGTTCACCACAGCGAAAGAACGAGATCGCCCTAGTGAATTGATGCTAGAATGGGTTAAAGATCAACCTTACTGGAATCAAAATCAAGGGTCAGATCATTTCTTAATGCTCGGTAGATTAACATGGGCATTTCGAAGAAAAACCGATGATGATTCCGATTGGGGCACTAGTTTTCTCCGGATGCCATTAATGAAAAACGTTCTCCGTTTATCTGTTGAAAAGAATCCATGGGATGATTTAGAGGTAAGTGTTCCTTATCCTACAGCTTTTCACCCTGAATTCGAAGCAGAGATCAAACAATGGCAAGATCTCGTGAGGTCACGTAATCGTTCTAGCCATTTCTGCTTCGTGGGAGCTGTTCGGAAGAAGATCAAGAATGATTTCAGAGAAGTACTGATGAATTACTGCAAGAACGAGACGGGTTCTTGCAAGATAGTTGATTGCTCCGTCGCGCATTGTTATGACGGAGCACCAGCAATTCTTGAAGCATTTTTGGATTCAGACTTCTGTTTACAACCAAAAGGGGATGGATTTACAAGAAGATCGATGTTCGATTGCATGATGGCAGGTTCAATACCTGTGTATTTTTGGGAAGGAAGTTTTAAAACTCAATATGAATGGCATTTGCCTTCGCCATCGGAGGATTATTCAGTATACATGGATCATACTCAAGTTAGGAATGATACTAACATTATTAGAAAAGTACTCGATAAGTTCACCAAAGATGACGTGAGAAAAATGAGAGAGATTTTGATTGATGCTATGCCTAAGTATTTATATGCAAGGTCTAATCAAGGATTAGGGAGTAGTAATGACGCTTTTGATATTGCTATGGATGAAGTTTTGAAGAGATTCAAGCAACAAACGGAACAAAAACTATAG